In Limosilactobacillus sp. WILCCON 0051, a single window of DNA contains:
- the nrdG gene encoding anaerobic ribonucleoside-triphosphate reductase activating protein, with protein sequence MTKERPIRLPKNPKPKEWLAEDHSLQYIADYKPFNFVDGEGVRCSLYVSGCLFNCPGCYNKAAQNFHYGQPYSQELEDQIIEDLDHDYVQGLTLLGGEPFLNTQVCLKIIKRVRKEFGHTKDIWSWSGYTWEELQQESYDKLEMLSLIDILVDGRFLEGQKDLTLQFRGSANQRIIDVQKSLKANQVVIWDKLVH encoded by the coding sequence ATGACAAAAGAACGTCCAATCAGACTCCCCAAGAATCCTAAACCCAAGGAATGGCTGGCCGAGGATCATTCCTTACAATACATTGCCGACTACAAGCCATTTAACTTTGTCGATGGTGAAGGGGTGCGCTGCAGTCTTTACGTCAGCGGCTGCCTGTTCAACTGTCCTGGCTGCTACAACAAGGCCGCGCAAAACTTTCACTATGGTCAGCCCTATTCACAGGAACTGGAAGATCAGATCATTGAAGACTTGGATCATGACTATGTTCAAGGACTGACGCTGTTGGGCGGGGAACCATTCTTGAACACCCAGGTCTGCTTAAAGATCATCAAGCGCGTGCGCAAGGAGTTTGGCCATACCAAAGATATCTGGTCATGGTCGGGCTACACTTGGGAAGAGCTGCAGCAGGAATCATATGACAAACTGGAAATGCTGAGCCTGATCGATATTTTGGTTGACGGTCGCTTTTTAGAAGGGCAAAAGGATTTGACGCTGCAGTTTCGGGGCAGTGCCAACCAGCGCATCATTGACGTGCAGAAATCATTAAAAGCCAACCAAGTCGTTATCTGGGATAAGCTGGTTCACTAG
- the nrdD gene encoding anaerobic ribonucleoside-triphosphate reductase has translation MKLQTEKNTGLNSLADLKVVKRDGTETPFYAYKLNLIFKSLDADWATQQSVCQALSQAFKDQASATTIEIAEAFVDGLRQAGHDDLATRYIEYRKQDEEAFAEATNPMNKLHQLFGRDSHIVHENANKDSRVFNTQRDLEAGVVSRALGLKMLPGIVAKAHLRGDIHWHDLDYSPVMPETNCCLIDFDEMFKNGFKIGNAWVSSPRSIQTATAQMSQIIANVASLQYGGCSANRIDQLLEPYAKLNYEKHMKDAKEWVAPDKQEAYAKAKTKKDIYDAMQALEYEINTLYSSQGQTPFTTINFGLGTSWICREIQKAILQIRIKGLGKEHRTAIFPKLIFTLKRGLNLKPGDPNYDIKQLALECSTKRMYPDLLMYDKIKEITGSFKTPMGCRSFLQGWKDENGKEVNSGRMNLGVVTVNLPRIALEAHGDKQLFWQIFDEKMNIAKIALDYRIKRTKEAKPENAPLLYMYGAFGKRLKKDDSVDEVFKNSRATVSLGYIGLYEVCSTFYGPKWEHNQEAHDFAVSIVKQMHDLCAQWEKEEGYHFSVYSTPAESLTDTFCRDDEKKFGLVEDVTDKEYYTNSFHYDVRKHPTPFEKLTFEEDFPQYAAGGFIHYCEYPNLRQNPKALEAVWDWAYDHVGYLGTNTSIDQCFKCGFKGEFKATARGFKCPQCGNTDPATCDVVKRTCGYLGNPQARPMVHGRHEEIIHRAKHMDPGMIKTAAEFQRSRQLDDKAHANITGDQI, from the coding sequence ATGAAGCTGCAGACGGAAAAAAACACCGGGCTAAATAGTCTGGCAGATTTAAAGGTAGTTAAAAGGGATGGGACTGAAACGCCCTTTTATGCCTATAAGCTGAACTTGATCTTTAAGTCACTTGACGCGGATTGGGCAACGCAACAATCCGTCTGCCAAGCTTTGTCACAGGCCTTTAAGGATCAGGCAAGCGCCACGACGATTGAGATTGCCGAAGCTTTTGTTGATGGACTGCGCCAGGCTGGTCATGACGATCTGGCAACGCGCTACATTGAATACCGCAAGCAGGATGAAGAAGCCTTTGCCGAGGCCACTAATCCGATGAACAAGCTCCATCAGCTGTTTGGCCGTGATTCCCATATCGTGCACGAAAATGCCAACAAGGACTCACGGGTCTTTAACACGCAGCGTGACCTGGAAGCCGGTGTGGTTAGTCGAGCACTGGGACTCAAAATGCTGCCAGGTATCGTTGCCAAGGCACATCTGCGTGGCGACATTCACTGGCACGATTTGGACTACTCTCCAGTTATGCCAGAAACCAACTGTTGTCTGATCGACTTTGACGAAATGTTCAAAAATGGTTTTAAGATTGGGAACGCGTGGGTTTCTTCACCACGCTCCATTCAAACGGCCACGGCTCAGATGTCGCAGATTATTGCCAACGTAGCTTCACTGCAGTATGGTGGCTGCTCGGCCAACCGCATTGACCAGCTGTTGGAGCCATATGCCAAGCTTAACTATGAAAAGCACATGAAGGATGCCAAGGAATGGGTTGCGCCAGACAAGCAGGAAGCCTATGCCAAGGCCAAGACTAAAAAAGACATTTATGACGCGATGCAGGCTCTGGAATATGAGATCAACACGCTCTACTCCAGTCAGGGGCAGACACCGTTTACGACGATCAACTTTGGTTTGGGAACTTCCTGGATCTGCCGCGAGATTCAAAAAGCAATTTTACAGATTCGCATCAAGGGGCTGGGCAAGGAACATCGGACGGCGATCTTCCCGAAGCTGATCTTTACTTTAAAGCGCGGTCTGAATCTTAAGCCAGGCGATCCCAACTATGATATCAAACAGTTGGCGCTGGAATGCTCTACTAAACGGATGTACCCTGACCTATTGATGTATGACAAGATCAAGGAGATTACGGGCTCATTCAAGACGCCAATGGGTTGCCGGTCGTTTTTGCAGGGCTGGAAAGATGAAAACGGCAAGGAGGTCAACTCTGGCCGGATGAACCTGGGCGTGGTTACGGTCAACCTGCCTCGGATCGCTTTGGAGGCTCATGGCGACAAGCAGCTGTTCTGGCAGATCTTTGATGAAAAGATGAACATTGCCAAGATCGCGCTGGACTACCGGATCAAGCGGACCAAGGAAGCCAAGCCGGAAAACGCGCCGCTGCTTTACATGTATGGTGCGTTTGGCAAGCGGCTGAAGAAAGACGACAGCGTTGATGAGGTCTTCAAGAACAGCCGCGCGACCGTATCATTGGGCTACATTGGTCTGTATGAGGTCTGCTCAACGTTCTACGGTCCAAAGTGGGAACACAACCAGGAAGCTCACGACTTTGCGGTTTCAATCGTCAAACAGATGCATGACCTTTGTGCGCAATGGGAAAAAGAAGAAGGCTACCACTTCAGCGTCTACTCCACGCCAGCCGAATCTTTAACGGACACGTTCTGCCGGGATGACGAAAAGAAGTTTGGCCTGGTTGAAGACGTCACTGACAAGGAATATTACACCAACAGCTTCCACTATGACGTCCGCAAGCATCCGACGCCATTTGAAAAGCTGACGTTTGAAGAAGACTTTCCTCAGTACGCAGCGGGTGGTTTCATTCACTACTGCGAATATCCAAACCTGCGTCAGAATCCGAAAGCGTTGGAAGCCGTTTGGGACTGGGCATACGATCATGTCGGCTATCTGGGAACCAACACCTCAATCGATCAATGTTTCAAGTGCGGCTTTAAAGGCGAGTTCAAGGCCACAGCGCGCGGCTTTAAGTGTCCACAATGCGGCAACACTGATCCCGCAACCTGTGACGTGGTTAAACGGACTTGCGGCTACCTTGGCAATCCTCAGGCACGGCCAATGGTTCATGGTCGTCACGAAGAAATCATTCACCGGGCTAAGCACATGGATCCTGGCATGATCAAGACGGCCGCTGAATTCCAACGGAGCCGGCAGCTGGATGATAAGGCGCACGCTAACATCACCGGCGATCAGATCTAG
- a CDS encoding RloB family protein produces the protein MSRTRKKIKPHFSIGIFCEGASEKQYFDMLNKKYRRGNVVTTYHTKIKVKDAGASGRKLIETANQHQKQEKFDQVYVVFDRDDHSRAELQHCEKLAERYNIKVIFSSISFEIWILMHFESVMKSYTRKGLYQKLSGKKYFGQDYRRFKGSDYSKYLEDKVQTAKLNAERLYQKNNKIYDDDPFTNVDKAIKEIYDIDQF, from the coding sequence ATGTCAAGAACGAGGAAAAAGATAAAACCACATTTTAGTATTGGCATTTTTTGCGAGGGCGCATCGGAAAAACAGTATTTTGACATGCTTAACAAAAAATATCGTCGCGGCAATGTCGTGACAACATATCACACAAAAATAAAAGTCAAAGATGCTGGGGCTTCTGGAAGAAAGTTGATTGAGACCGCCAATCAACACCAAAAACAAGAAAAATTTGATCAGGTATATGTTGTTTTTGACCGCGATGATCACTCAAGAGCAGAACTGCAACATTGCGAAAAACTTGCCGAGCGCTATAACATTAAAGTGATTTTTTCTTCAATTTCATTTGAGATTTGGATTTTGATGCATTTTGAAAGTGTAATGAAATCATATACAAGAAAAGGACTTTATCAAAAACTTTCGGGGAAAAAGTACTTTGGCCAAGATTATCGTCGTTTCAAAGGCTCTGATTATTCAAAATATCTTGAAGACAAAGTTCAGACCGCCAAATTAAATGCTGAACGGCTTTATCAAAAGAATAACAAGATCTATGACGATGATCCGTTTACCAATGTTGATAAAGCAATTAAAGAGATTTATGATATTGATCAATTTTAA
- a CDS encoding ATP-binding protein → MLIDFKMKNFASFKEEMILSAETGAYLKSYRETNTFEFKNLKLLKNLLIFGPNGAGKTWVINGLLTMKKIVLNGGGENSASRLAFTPFALDEDSRNEDTSFTIDLLIDSVQYQYRFDYNARAVTYESLDIIKRNKTINYFKRQDQNLLNVPDQLKAYIKNMRINGLFLYIAQQFNDIHAMRIFKWFYNDLYAINNSGIVPAKLVELMKNQILKDEMVAFLRNADFNIIDIRVRDIPTPNLQDIPEQLQPLFKDAQKTVPQLFTVHKKYNGAGQVVGDEEFSLSQESLGTIRIFKIVLYIIYSQVNGSHKTILIDEFDDSLHNELSQSLVRIFNSKQNLNQFILTTHNIQLMDLKVRIDQIYLAEKDFHGISTLNSIFDFNDPRTKGRLDIHFAKRYIEGRYGAVPIVDTEELLKTLARVDGIVGEQYVKNEEKDKTTF, encoded by the coding sequence ATGTTGATTGATTTTAAAATGAAAAATTTCGCTTCATTTAAAGAGGAGATGATTCTCTCTGCTGAAACTGGTGCATATCTGAAAAGTTACCGAGAAACGAATACGTTTGAATTTAAAAACCTCAAATTGTTAAAAAACCTGCTGATTTTTGGTCCAAATGGTGCGGGGAAAACATGGGTCATCAATGGTCTTTTAACGATGAAGAAAATCGTTTTAAACGGGGGTGGCGAAAACAGTGCAAGCAGATTGGCATTTACGCCATTTGCTTTGGACGAGGACTCAAGAAATGAAGATACCAGTTTTACGATTGATTTATTGATTGACTCAGTTCAATATCAATATCGCTTTGACTATAATGCACGTGCGGTAACTTATGAATCATTAGACATTATTAAGCGAAACAAGACTATCAATTATTTCAAGCGACAAGATCAGAATTTATTGAACGTACCTGATCAATTAAAAGCATATATTAAAAATATGCGTATCAATGGCCTGTTTCTCTATATTGCGCAACAATTCAACGATATTCATGCAATGCGTATCTTTAAATGGTTTTATAATGATTTATACGCAATTAATAATTCAGGCATCGTACCAGCAAAGTTGGTCGAATTAATGAAGAATCAAATCTTGAAAGATGAAATGGTGGCCTTTTTACGAAACGCTGATTTTAATATTATTGACATTAGGGTTCGCGATATACCTACGCCAAATCTACAAGATATTCCTGAACAGCTGCAGCCACTCTTTAAAGATGCGCAGAAAACTGTGCCGCAACTATTTACTGTTCATAAAAAATATAATGGTGCCGGACAGGTCGTTGGAGATGAGGAATTTTCATTAAGCCAAGAATCGCTTGGGACAATCCGTATCTTTAAGATAGTGCTGTACATTATCTATTCGCAGGTTAATGGCAGTCACAAAACAATTTTGATTGATGAATTTGATGATTCGCTTCATAACGAATTGTCACAGTCGCTGGTCAGAATTTTTAATTCAAAGCAAAACCTAAATCAGTTTATCTTAACAACGCATAATATTCAGCTGATGGACTTAAAGGTGAGAATTGACCAGATTTACTTAGCTGAGAAAGATTTTCATGGTATCAGCACGTTAAACTCAATTTTTGATTTTAATGATCCACGCACTAAGGGACGCCTGGATATTCATTTTGCCAAGCGTTACATTGAGGGACGATATGGGGCCGTTCCGATCGTTGATACCGAAGAATTATTGAAGACTTTGGCAAGAGTTGATGGCATAGTGGGGGAACAATATGTCAAGAACGAGGAAAAAGATAAAACCACATTTTAG